In Rhodamnia argentea isolate NSW1041297 unplaced genomic scaffold, ASM2092103v1 Rarg_v2.50, whole genome shotgun sequence, the following are encoded in one genomic region:
- the LOC125313491 gene encoding NADH-ubiquinone oxidoreductase chain 3, with amino-acid sequence MMSEFAPICIYLVISPLLSLILLGVPFPFASNSSTYPEKLSAYECGFDPSGDARSRFDIRFYLVSILFIIPDPEVTFFFPWAVPPNKIDSFGSWSMMAFLLILTIGSLYEWKRGASDRE; translated from the coding sequence ATGATGTCAGAATTTGCACCTATTTGTATCTATTTAGTGATTAGTCCGCTACTTTCTTTGATCCTACTCGGTGTTCCTTTTCCATTTGCTTCCAATAGTTCGACCTACCCAGAAAAATTGTCGGCCTACGAATGTGGTTTCGATCCTTCCGGTGATGCCAGAAGTCGTTTCGATATACGATTTTATcttgtttcaattttatttattatccCTGATCCGGAAgtcacctttttctttccttgggCAGTACCTCCCAACAAGATTGATTCGTTTGGATCTTGGTCCATGATGGcctttttattgattttgacGATTGGATCTCTCTATGAATGGAAAAGGGGTGCTTCGGATCGGGAGTAA
- the LOC125313489 gene encoding ribosomal protein S7, mitochondrial — METGELAEKDGQSGLRNINLSASSSKAASNCSEILSYMGGLDGEQKQLIKKLVNFRMKEGKRTRVRAIVYQTFHHPARTEGDVIKLMVDAVANIKPICEVEKVGVAGTIVDVPGIVDKDRQQTLAIRWILEAAFKRRISYRISLEKCSSDEILDAYRKRGIARKKRENLHGLASTNRSFAHFRWW; from the coding sequence ATGGAAACAGGGGAGTTGGCTGAAAAAGATGGACAGTCAGGATTGCGTAATATCAATTTATCGGCCTCGTCATCGAAAGCGGCTTCCAATTGCTCGGAAATTCTCAGCTATATGGGGGGCTTGGATGGTGAGCAAAAACAATTGATCAAGAAGTTGGTCAACTTTCGGATGAAAGAAGGTAAAAGAACGAGAGTTCGTGCTATTGTTTATCAAACTTTTCATCACCCAGCTCGAACTGAAGGCGATGTAATCAAACTTATGGTTGACGCCGTAGCGAATATAAAGCCCATATGCGAAGTGGAAAAAGTAGGAGTTGCAGGTACTATTGTTGATGTCCCTGGGATTGTAGACAAGGATCGTCAACAAACCTTAGCTATTCGTTGGATCCTTGAAGCAGCTTTCAAACGACGTATAAGCTACAGGATAAGCTTAGAGAAATGTTCATCTGATGAGATACTGGATGCTTACCGAAAGAGGGGAATTGCACGTAAGAAAAGGGAGAATCTTCATGGACTGGCTTCCACCAATCGAAGTTTCGCGCATTTCAGATGGTGGTAA
- the LOC125313490 gene encoding ribosomal protein S12, mitochondrial, translating to MPTLNQLIRYGREEKRRTDRTRALDQCPQKQGVCLRVSTRTPKKPNSALRKIAKVRLSNRHDIFAYIPGEGHNLQEHSMVLIRGGRVKDLPGVKSHCIRGVKDLLGIPDRRRGRSKYGAEKPKSR from the coding sequence ATGCCTACATTAAATCAATTGATTCGTTATGGTAGAGAAGAAAAACGGCGCACGGACCGTACTCGAGCTTTGGATCAATGTCCCCAGAAGCAAGGAGTATGCCTGCGTGTTTCAACGAGAACACCGAAAAAACCTAATTCAGCTCTACGTAAGATAGCCAAAGTACGATTGAGCAATCGACATGATATATTTGCTTACATTCCGGGCGAAGGTCATAATTTGCAGGAACATTCTATGGTCTTAATAAGAGGAGGTAGAGTGAAAGATTTGCCAGGTGTGAAATCCCATTGTATTCGAGGAGTCAAGGATTTGCTGGGAATTCCGGATCGAAGAAGAGGCAGATCAAAATATGGTGCGGAAAAACCCAAATCGAGATGA